The Hermetia illucens chromosome 2, iHerIll2.2.curated.20191125, whole genome shotgun sequence genomic interval ggttacggtggacgggtcacttaatccgtatggatgagcatgatTCAGctaagaaagtctataagggttatatttatggtagaaaaagacgacgtggtagatcctgcctgagatggagcgatgacgtagaccaggacgctagatagcttttaggtatatggaccttgtcccgttcacaagcagggtcagctcgtcgtgactGGTGTCGTCATTTGGTTCCAgtcgcaaggcttttaaatccccatacaGCGTATCAGGTCACCGTTGTTTTGACCGGCCTTTTGGCCAGTTACCGTagaattcgatgttcagaccaattttgcaagtgaattctggttagcacgaattacataacCAAGGCGTCGAAGACCcttctctcgaaatttttccacgatcgatgtaaCTCTATATCGATtgctgatatcctcatttcggatacgATTAAGGAGTGTCACGTcgctagtccaatgcaacatctttgcctccattaccgctttccatcattgtcttttatagtcgtcaACAGTTAGAACTGCAGAGAGCGTCAGAACTAACGACATTCCTCTATTCTACAATGctaattttattttctgggcATCTTTCCCATAGCCTTTTTGGTCCCCGCATCAGAGACAAGCAAACACTTGCCCATGCACAGTCTGAAAATAAAGTACACTTAAGTCCTGGTGGTCTTAAGTGAATATTCATAGTatcggtttatactgagtgcaggtttagctttcatactggtggatgcaaagtGTAGTTGATACCTCTACCGCAACTTAGGGGTACGGTGCCAAGTTGTACAGCGGAACATCACGTTTGAGCTCTTAACTAACTCCGCTGGAGATTTGACGTATTAAAAGACCAAGGACATATCtttcaggaattctcctgaggtGAAGTCACTTCGGGTCTGGTAGCACTAACCAGTCCTCGGAGCATTTGTctgctgcatcacggccaggAAATTAACGTGAATGCAGCATTTTCCGGTGCCATCTGACAGATTTGCTTCTCCGCCTGCCTTTTCACCACCTGTaaacatcgaaaaaaaaatacttgaacacacatcaataggtatgctctTATTTGCTACCTGGGGTCACACCTGATTTGAGATCAGGCAACCCCTGACAGGCTCTGTTCGTCTGACCGTCTATTTCGTTCTTTCGCACAAAAAGAATGACCACTGACGATTcctgggcagaggcaactcatcaacaatttgttttttttcctttttcgctgaAGCTTATTGGGTGTTGAGCTCGAAAGGAGAAGTTTGTGAACTAAGGAAAAAGTTGAAGAATATTTCTCTTCAATTCGTCTGCTCCGTTATCAAGGGGATATAGAGTTAGGACCGCCTCAATTCTTAAGGAAAAatgttcatatatatatatcaaattaTATGGCTGCCTAATTTTATTTACTGTTTTTTCGGTTTATTTATGCGTAATACTTGACGTAAATTCCGCGAACCTTATCAAGATTTCAAATCTGCTATTTTGAAAAAGTTACTCGAAATCTATTGGGtaccaatttttggaaaatccgTTTCAATTCCTCGCTTTATTTAGATTGACATTTCTTTTCTAAAATAAATTGACCCAAGTCCAAGTTTAAAATCCATTTATCCGGACAAAAATGCAGGTGTCCCACTTAAGCCTAGGGAAAGACCAGCGTTTCTAAAGTTCCCATATTAACTGTTTGTAAGTCATTGTGAATTTCCCACTTGGCTTTCCCTAAAATTAATCCCATCTTATTACTGGATTCTTATCACCAATTATTGTAAGTCATTTATATTTATGATCAATTGGTCGCTGATTATTCATTATCAATCACTCTTCAACCCTTATCACAGTCAACACTATTCAATTCTCTATAAAAGCTGGAAGTCATTGATCAGAGAGCATAAGTTCAACTTCCTTCAAGATGCAGAAAGCGGTGTTATTTGTATCGCTATTCGCTGTAGCATCAGCGTTTCCCAATCAATTCTCTCCTTCTCAAAATTCATCTGGGGGAAGAATAGTTGGTGGACAAGATGCTGACATTAAAGACTTCCCATATCAAGTGTCACTACGCTCTCAAGGACGCCACTTTTGTGGAGGATCTATTTATCTTGCCAACATTATCATCACAGCGACACATTGTTTCTACGGTTATAATAGAATCCAACTTACTGTTGAGTCGGGAACCTCATCAAGGACTCTGCCTGGACTAAGTTCGAAAGTTAAGAGGGTAGTTCTGCACCCTAACTTCAGTCGGGCGACTATGGATTATGACATTGCAATTCTTCTTCTGGAGACTGAAATCCCATTCGGGCCAACAATGCAACCCATATTTTTGGCACCTGCTAATACGAAGACCACCGTCGGTTCCAAAGCAATTGTAAGTGGATGGGGCGATCTAAGGGAGGATGGAAGTCCTTCTGAGCAGCTACAGTATGTCTCCGTTATAACGATAGATAACGAAGTGTGTGCTGAAATGAATAAACGGGTTTCGCCAATAACTGAGAGGATGTTGTGCGCTGGTGAGACGGCCGGTGGAAAAGACGCATGTCAAGGAGACTCTGGTGGGCCACTGGTGCTTCAAGGAAAACTGATTGGAGTCGTGTCATGGGGTAAAGGGTGCGCTCGTGCAGAGTATCCAGGAGTATATGCAAGTATTTCTGCATTACGTGGTTGGATAGATGAAACTGTGAACGGACTTTTGGCAATTGCCTAGTACATTccataaaaaattttaaatggtgCAGTTTCCtcacaattaaaaaaataaaaaccgcTCTTCCATTGCGGATTAgttttcagttaaaaaaataatttgcatttttaatttggaaattataaaaaaacagataaataaatacaaaaggcAGTTAGTTCTCCCGATTTTCTCATTCATTTTCGAATATTCCAAACAAACCACAACAGGGAAGAATTTCAAAATATGAATGATATCTCTGAGAGTCAGGTGGAATCGTATTCATGTAACGCTAATTCTTCCATCTAAACTGCATCTTCCAATAGGTATGAAGTCGTGACGTCCAACTCTGGCTTCATGCGAATTCTTGCGTCGCTAACGAAGAGGTGGAAGCAGCATTTTACAACGATTCTTAGTTGTACAATATCCGCCTCACCTCTTTTGGATAATAAGACCATCAAATTGGGGCGCTTGTGTGGCTGGATGAATACACGGTCAGGCTCCTTGCACTGCTCTTTATGTACTCCAGTACATCGTCCGTACAAGTTGCAACACTAGCCTGGAGATAaatagctgtttaggtgggggcGCTGGTATGgttggatgaagtgccagggtATATAGTAGCGGCGGGATTGAAGCTTCGCTGGTGAcgggaacgatgtcaaaaagtggagCCGCTGTGTTCCGACTTGTGAgctgctgaggaggctgcggatattgtctaGTTGAAAGCGCGATGCaacgagacaggatcggaggctcggtggaccgtaactcgttgCATAGGGGACGCGCTCTCTCTTTGCAGGGTGAAGGATTCTTCATAAACACtgcgggctgactctgaagatctgagtcggCTGGATTCCTTTGCCCTTCGCTGACATGGTCCACCATAGCGCAAATTGGAGCGACCACTCATACCTACCTGCCTGCTATCTGTCCCAAAGCCCACAACTTTGTACTATATAAGGTACTCGTTCAGCAAACAAAGTTATGCTACTTTCGGTAGTATTCTTATTAAGGTAAGACGATCAACTGTTACTTGAAGTTATTCGATACTGGTCACTGACCAGTACTTCATCTAAGCCTTCACTGAAATCCTTCGTTTGATTATATTTGTGTCAGCATCGATATCTACTAATCGGTGACTTGCCATTTCATGAAAAACTTCCGTTAAGCAACTTTTAATGTAAGCTACAAATCATATCTCCCTACAAACATTCGACATCCTCCTTTTTTTCGATAAAGCCAGAAATGAATTTGCAAATATTTTCCTCCTGAATCGAATAAGAAATTGTTTAAGATTTAAGAGGCGTATTTGCATTTCGAACATGTTTTGATAAACAGTCGACGGAAGGAACGAAGATATACAAAATCGATTTCTTATCTTGCTCCTCGTGGGGACTTCCTTACTGATTTAATTTGACATGAAAATTTATTGTAGTTCCTATTCTGGTTCAAGACAGAAATGAAACTCCTGCTTGGGCTTGTGGCCTCACTTGACTTTGTGAACGGTTTGCATGCCTTTTTTTCAGAAGCGCCAGGACATAAACGTGGCAAATATGAACGTAGCGTTGAAAAGCTTTTAAGTACCACGTGTGACCCATATTCTTGTGTCCTGCTTTTGCACATAAGGCGATTTTAAGATACCTATAAGGACTGTTATGGTGAATACCTACCTTTTCAAGATACTATAGCTAAGGTAGTTTAAGAAGATACTTTTGGGCCGCTAAGGAAGAATGAtgccttttttttggtccaggTTAATGTCCTATAACGAGCCTTGTTACTTCCTGTGTTCTTAGGGCGACGTTAATAGAGCTATATCCTCAGCTGGAGAACAACCATCGACATATATCACTAtgtttgatggtatgaatgttATCCACTTTTCCAGAGAAGTTAGAAGCGTGGGAATAATAATTCATAATATTTGGCAGAGGTGTCCTCATGGCAAGGAGTATGTAATTTGAAAAATGCTCAGATGACGGAGGCACGTGTATGAACTGTAGTTAGCTGTTCAAGGCAAATATTTCGACTTGAAAATATTGAGCGAAGAATAAAATGGTATAACGTTGGTCCTTTTGGGACTTAAGCTTTCCTTTTATAGAAGCACAGGATTGTTCAGCACATCTCTGTTTTCTGCATATATTTAAATTTCCTAAGAGTCCTACAAATTTAAATGAACTGTTAACGACTTCAATTAACAATTACATTAAAGCGCCATTCAGCCTTTCCTTCCATCTCATTTGCATATCCTTATAAAGGTGCTGCATTACAGTAGTTCCTTCAAgataaaatctcatctcatcctaATTCTACCCAAAATTTTGTTTATAAACAAACATTACCTTTTCCTACTCAACGGTGAACTGTGTACGAACTCACATGAAATACCGTACAAGGACCAAATACTTGGAAAGCCCTTGATTTTCCGGGTACGGAAAGAACCAGTTCAAATAGATAAACTCATTGAAATTCTCTTTTCATACGTTTTTATGTTTAAAACGTGATGTCTGGTGGTTGCTCGTACTCAGATACTATTTATTGAAAACAGGTTCGTATACGAGACGGAAGCAACGTAAAGGAAGAAATTGACATAAAACGCCTTTGGAGCATTTCTCTTTACTTTCAAGTGGAGCGTACGAGAAGAATACAGAAAATGATACCTCCCCATTAGGTAGGTAAGGACGTGTAATCTCTTCGAGGAAGGGATTCTGAAATTACTGTGTGTTAGCGTTTGTTAGCTTTCACTGGATGACTTTTTTCACCTGACGTCCGTAGATTTATAGCATGCTGAGAACATGTGCTATTATTGAATAAATTATATTGCAGGAAGTATAGGATGCATTTGTCTACTTCACGGACGAATAGCCTTTCTACATGTTCTCGTTAAGTCCTACCTGTAGTATGATGGAtggaagatattttttatttaaatgaaaCCTCCGTCAACCACGTGGATAAGTTAGCGAAAGTGCTCCAGACAGTTCTGGCAGGTTGCAAAATTGAATCTTTGGGACAGAAAACTCAAGGCTGAAATAAAGGAACCGAGGGGATTAATATTAATAAGGCTTCGTTTCACACAATGAAAACCAAATGGAGATAATTCTGCTGTTGTTGTAAcagacgactaaaagggatgaaaatttgtggactagcagcctataaattttgaaacttaagtgctaccgaaatgtcaaccaCGGGACCAGGAACTTATCTCccagctacgacctttggctatcgaaatcgGACTTAGTTAGTTTCTGGAATATATGCATGCTTCTCAATGACGGTAGAGAGGGTCCTCTGAatattcgctttctccaacttgagtgggaattccaacgatataagctgatcATGAaggaagatggtgggactctggagagtattcctctcctccctccttttgtactctagaaagccaagtACTTTCAGCAACCGCTAGGTGCATTGTCACGATTTCGATACTGATTTTTGAAAGTGTTACGTACAGCGCTACATACCAACGGGGTCAACGATGTAAAGGGAAAAGATGCTTCCTATCAGTACCATACAGTGTAATAGAGGCTTCCTacagatgacattgtgatcgcgaTGGGTGCTTAATGACTGCAACATGAACGATAAAAAGTTTGTAAACTTCTACATTTTCACCGTCTCGCCGGCACTATTGACAGCACAATTTTCGAGTACACGGACCGGCTACGAATCGTAGCAAATTGACCTACGACGATCAGTAATAAATTTCGGAGTTGTCGGGGGCAAAGCAATTGGTAAAATTGGCCTAGAAAGAGACCTTATCACGGCTTGAGTGTCGCTACCTCGGCTCACCGCAGAGGAGTGGGGTAATGCACCCCAAACTTAATACGGGCCGTTTCTTTCGATGCGACTGCCGGCTTACGATGGGAAAACTTTCTTGTTACCAAACGACACAAACTTTAAGCACGCGGAAACCAACGAAAATTTCTGAAGTCCAGCATAGGCGCTGTGAAAGAATTCCATGGTCCCACGATTTTTCAACCTTATACGCGTCGATGGCAAAAGCAAAATTGTTATTGCGCTAGTTAGGGAATTGGAAGATActgcagaatgcaatgatttcaaaagtgtatatCTCATCTCAATAGCCCTGTGGAGGAAGTTAACGATCGAGTCCTCATTCAGGACAACCAGCAAACGAAGAGGTTGAGGGAACACGACACCACGattcttaatcgtatcacatctGGCAAAGTTCCATctcctgtggatgaaatgactagtcgcTTTACCATGCAGATATGGACTGTtcatccaagcagaagagaaatcatcccacagagttgtttatcgctgaaactgcaattactgcagatgtacTGCTTCCACTAAtatgaaaatcttgggaatccaagatatttcccagaaagtggaagaagggaatgttCGTTAAGATAAAGAAGGGCACTCATTTTGAGTATTATATCTGGAGGGGTAATTAAaacaatcctggaacgcatcaaagaacatctcaaaacgtGATCCACAGAGAACAGACTGGTtttgacagcgtgaacagggagtgtggaAGTGCTCTATGCAGAAGGTGCATTCTGGAGAAACCTAATGTCACGTGCGGTATTCAGATAAAATTGCGGAGTCCGccgggttgcatcttgtcaccgatattatttcttcttcttatcggtGACTATCTTCACGCTCCGCTTCATATCCTATCGGAGCACATGAAGGATTTCAATGGacgatggcatctttcctcaaactccTCGACAGTAGCGTGTCATTTGTTTACTCCTTCAtcgggtcatggatcttggccaaatggttctagacttggaaagagaggcatatTGCGTTGGACAGAATATGagcacaattattattattctgtgaaGGGGAGGCGCacagcgtccttaaagaactattggtACTGGTTTTAGTATAGTGTCTCAATTAAgccctataaccgtcaggaattttagtatattaaaTACttacaaatctttcaactttgcatctggtattaagtgttatCCTAGGTGCCCCAACCTACCTTGCACAAGTACGGACACTCTCCCAGAACCTATATAGAGGTTTCGActcactccgcacagaaccagCAGAtactcctagcttccttaggtgatagtttagccgacagtgatcagtgagaatttccattatgatttggaggttcttcttggtgaggtttaagcaatcctttgtgcgcttggctTCGTATCCCAGAATAAGCACCatagactgctccatccctggtaggtcccTCCTCCCTCCAGTATAATTTCATCAACCGTCCCTCTTCATTTTCCTTCTCCGTCACAAAAGGGTTCTGGCtggtgtaaaggcgtccctcctcccttcttggctagttcatccgttgcctcattgccttccaacccaacattgcCTGGAACCTAGACTATCCAAGCCTTGTTGAACGAGCGGagcatattcagtctctcaaggcaatctcataccagtttagagttcacctggttggaccttgaTCGCCATTTGGCTGTCAgtaagaatagcaatgttctgccccctatagttgcTTTGAAGATTGAAGGAGACGCATCTGTCTAtagcgtatatttccacctggaatatgctagagtGCATattcattggctccaagtacattttccttggaccaacgaCTCCGACACTCGATCCCTCTgatgtgagggatccgtcagtgtaccaagtaatcagttgctagtttaagccatatgtcacAGCAACGCTTTCCCCACCTTGCCatttcaacgtgtttcaaacttcttatcgaattgaaacctcgttgtcatgttatcccttagtatcaataatttggagtaccacctagaaagaatattaattttccttcgatttgggCAGCTTTCGCCAGCCTgcatcctgaagattgccctccttgcctgcatgtgTAAGTACGGATGGTGAGTGGTTAGTCTCAGAAGGCCCTCAAGAAATGCCGTTGGGCATCTCCTCATTGAACCACTTATACACACACAAGGcagtttttgaagtttgtgtaacttcctgagttcagttctttctgcccagattaccgccccataggtaatcattgaccttTCTActacagtatatatccaaagtaatattttcgggctgcaactccattttttcctgccatggatctgcaagtcgtcagagtaatttttagtctagcgtaattcccaaatatttgtcctttgttttccgtttcacctccatgtcatataaccttatggctctcaggtgatcaaggttacatttcctagtgaatggtactatggtggttttggctagattgatacgcagtccctgcaccaggcactactaACCCTTAATCGCATaaagtatcctcatatttgctcctacagattaaaacaatgtcgtccgcgtaaccctcgATCTTTAATCCAGTATGTGTTAGCTCCTCTAGGAAtacgtccactaccatactccacgtAAACGGTGaccatgacaatagaatttgtacctgtcgataCTTCCAGAAAGCCAGTGTATTTCATACTCCCTTGCGGACTAGGGCTTCCTTTATCTCTATgtacgatgtgttgtcgaatgcctcttcgatatccaaaaacgcagaTAGTAGCTTAGTGCTGAGAAGATACCATCTACTtcaggtgatttcagtggtttaaaagttcccaccttaccctagcttccgagtatacctcttttgttaatttccagttctcctttcttccccttttattcgttgttgggatatcaagcagaatgttgttgcctaccgccgtggggtaggaccccggaaaataagttctgagaagcaatATGCTCaatcctcctcattctcagtaaatgtcccatcatccttcttcaaacagacagaagatattactTCATCTTCAGGTTTATAAAGCCGgctgcttctgtgatttgttcgatcccttcactgaattctctgaagctgttccgttttgcatCCCcggtcgcgttgctatacgcagtcagttcatttttgtacctcagccagtttccggtttgttttgcccggttgaacaGTTTTCCTCCTCGGATTCGTtattattcatttcattttgaaattgccctcaatgtcgaatctgattgtTCTGTGATCAGATATAGAGGACCCATCCAAGTGTTTTtcagagttatatctagtacctcttctctagtgctggtcacgaaagTTGGTGTGTTCcccatgttatatatttctaacttgatggtaagaataaatttaaggaggtacttacctcttcgattggtgtcgctgcttccccaaacATCGTGATGTGTATTGCATTGcaaccgaggagaagtggtagcgcccTCTTCTCATAGCACTTCACCAGTttgacttgttccggtgggtCCCGGATattgtctcctgggaagtagcccgatgggacgactgcctctcgagtgctcctccggcttccagtgagacttggatagctacAAGTTCCCCGGCCAGTAactgacatatatattttaaattacgtttaagaattatgcaagctcttggttttttgcAAGAGGAGCCCCAAATTACTTCCTTACTTCCTCCTTGTAGAACGCGAATCTGCTTTCAGTACACCCAGGACTCCTGAGAGAGCACTACTTGAATGTTcgtcttggaacttgcccttactATTACGGCAGATGCAGTTTTCGCATGATGaaagtttatctgggctatcttagtgttgGTCACTCGCtacgttattgtttggagctcttctgcACTTTCAGAGTATCACCCTCATGCGCATCGCTGcccaccctaagccctagaagatctaggtctaggtcgtacgtcttcactgggcagcaggtctacttccccgcctgatccagtcctttccagcTCTGTGGCTTCCGAGATTTCGGGAACATCGGTAAGTTTTCAACCCAgtatctcctccgaggtgtctttcctcgactTTTCCTTGTATACGTACACAGGTATGTTGCTAAATCTATAGTTTGCCATATCAACtctgacgtttgattgcctccagggatcagtCCTCTACCCCGATTGTGgggagtctacccttgcccttCACCCtgcttctgaaaactctccataatcgcgtatgagGATCTTCATTCTGATCGATTAGGAGGTCCAAGAGATCTTCTGCCTCTATTGTTGCGACTTTCGAGAGGAAAACTGTCGCTATGTGTGCTCCTAGTATTTCATCTGCAAGAGATGTTGAAAGTTCTGCTCTttccgaatgcccttgaccacaCTCGCATAGCTAATGGCAGGCTTCCTGATTCCTACCTTCACGCTGGTtattgtcctcgcagtataccaatattgaccttggatctactgcttgacttcctaacttcttccttcttgggtgtaatcacgtggctctcagtattgcggagatgtgcctccgccctTGTTTTCTTGTAGTAGTCTTGGTTCTTATAATTTTACTTATGTCATTCCAACCAGAATGGGGGtctgccgtgccatagcccccgtagcacgataaggtcaaacttactcactgaggtgacCAGGTGTCAGTGATGATCGCTTgattgcaaactatccaaccggGACGATTCGTATGACACCCTggttgggggaggtgtttttcgactagccagtctagatccgtagcgttttgttaatagtagggtcacatcATGCAGGGGTATAAGAGTATAAAAGAACTTTTCAAGATTATTAGAATGTCAGATGAATTCGTCACTAGTTAGTGTATACAACAAAAATAAGGAGTTTGGAAAGATAAAGGAATAGAGATTTATGTTACTGCAGCATGTAGTGCTTTCTAAATAAGGAAAATATTCATAAATTCCTttccttaaaattttaaaattttgaaaactttaaacTTTGATAATATCTCATCATTCCAAAAGTTAATCCGATACTTGCAGCCCATTGAACTGAAAATTACAAGCAATTTTACTGCTAATGACATTCAATCTACGCCAAAAGTACCCTTGCTTATTTGCATGGCACTTTACTCATATTAATACGCCTACTCGTATTGCAAGCAAAGTTCAAAGCCAATTTCCGGAATTTAAGCATATAAATCTGCATATTTTCATCCTGTGTAAAACCTCAGTTAACAGCGGAAGGACACACAATTTACGAGAATTTTCATCATGGTTTCCGTAGCTAATTACCATTTCAAAGTTCAACAAAATGACCTGTGAAAAAGATTCAAATAATtggtttaaaattcaattttcgaaagttatttaaatttatttagagCTTTGATAAATGATCATTAATGAATACTAAAGTAAATATTTAGATAATATGTGAACGCATATATGACAAGAAAAAACCAAATGGTCGCAAGGCACTATAGAAAAATAAATCATTAGCTGAAGTTAATGCCTGCATatatcatatatgcatatgaTGAAAAAAGGTCGGAATGACAGCAACATATTCACGTAGGCATAATTAAAAAGCACTCTCGactcgaaaaaaataaaaataacttttaGGGAGAATATGTAGCTAAAAAGCCCACGCTTCCTGTTCCCGTCCGACCGAACCGAGGGGAGAGTAATAACGCCCAGTGGGGGCCTTCGGATGCCGACGGACATATAGTTGCTGAAAACCCCCAACGAGggcaaaaatattataatttgccAGCTTCATTTAGGATCAATTCAAAGTGGAACAATGAAAATTAGATTACAAGGAATTGATTCAATTTTCATCTTAATGAAATTGTTCTATTTTAGGATTTTATCTAATCGTTCAAACTGCCAACGGTATATCTTTGTTTATATTTTACATTGCTTAGCCATTTTATAGGAAATACAcaataagttacttttcctttaaCATAACATTTTGCCGATTTTAACCTATTTACCCTGAATTCTTAGTTGATCCACTTTCTACTGGAATATAAAACTAGCAAAATATACTTTTGTAGTAATCGCTAAGAAAATATACTAAAAAATTGTTACTATCTTCCTAAACCCATGAATTCTCAATCTACTGTAAAATAATTTACTTGCCTTTcagtttttcggatttttatgaTGCTATTGCCAGCTCCGTGGTCAGCTAGATATACGGTTTCAACATTAGGTAATTGAAGGATGCTGCTAATATAAGatgaaaaaattgcaataaaCACTAAAAAAGGTATTGCAGCGAAAATCGCTTTGGGAAAAATATATGCGATGTCAATTTAAATCATAGTTATCACAATTAGCCAGGACACCAAAATTGTAAAACCGAATGTTTAGTCAGGAATATTGTTAACAGTTGACTCTAATACTAGcaagacaacattgtcaaaggcGTAATGTAATTTTCTAGCAAAGTGTTCGCAACGCTTTCTGGCCGAAGGTCGGCCGgagtcggtcaagtttcaaAAGTGGACTTAAATGCTTCGCTTATAAATACACCTTGTGCAGTACGGTTGTATATTTTAGCATAAAATATCGAtcactcttggtctgacttcccTCCattcagagaattgaaagatcgatccttcaaattaagtggagttagctcacagtctgccttataaGCTGTCTGCCAtttcctgtaaaaataagcgcgtgaCGAATCGACTTGGAGctgatgttgtgccaccacatcaaccacgcccctacctctgaTGTCACAAGGCAGGTTCATTTGT includes:
- the LOC119649778 gene encoding vitellin-degrading protease-like; the protein is MQKAVLFVSLFAVASAFPNQFSPSQNSSGGRIVGGQDADIKDFPYQVSLRSQGRHFCGGSIYLANIIITATHCFYGYNRIQLTVESGTSSRTLPGLSSKVKRVVLHPNFSRATMDYDIAILLLETEIPFGPTMQPIFLAPANTKTTVGSKAIVSGWGDLREDGSPSEQLQYVSVITIDNEVCAEMNKRVSPITERMLCAGETAGGKDACQGDSGGPLVLQGKLIGVVSWGKGCARAEYPGVYASISALRGWIDETVNGLLAIA